The DNA sequence GCTAACGCGGTTGCTGCGCCACGACGGCCTCTCCAGGGCCGGAATCATGTGCCCGTAGAAGGTGGCGTCCTTCCAGGGGATGCCCTGCTCGGTCATGTACTGCTCCAGCCGCGTGCGCATCTTGCGCGCCGGTTCGCCCTTGCCGCAGATGCCCACCGAGAGGTGGCCGCACCGTGGGAACACCCAGATGTACCCCTCAAAGTTCGGGAAGAACTGGATATCGATGCGGTTGCGTTCGTCCGGCACCCAATATCCCAGTGCGTACATCGAATCCGAGGCAGACCATTCGGTGCCTACGTTCTTCAGGGAATTGCGCGCGCCCGTGGCCACGACGACGAAATCAGCATCCAGCGCACCCTTGCGCGTCTTCACTGACCAGCGCGCTCCCTTGCGCTCCAAGCCCGTAACCCGGTCCTGCTCGATCTGAACGCCGGAGTCTTCGGCCCGCTTCAGCAGGAGGCCGTTCAGGTCGTAGCGGGAGAAGATCACCAGGGGCTGCGTGAGCCGCATGGTCACTGAGCCGCCGCGGGGCTCAGACAGCACCGCTTCCGACACAACCTTCTTGGGACTATCATTCTCAAGCAAAAACGGGTAGCGCGTGTACGCCTTGCACGTGATGCCACCGCCGCAGGGCTTCTCCCAGGCGAGCTTTTCGTCGAGCAGGATGGTGCTCAGGCCGGCCGCGGACAACCGCGCGGCCGCCATCGAACCCGCCGGTCCTCCTCCCAGGACGGCGACGCGTTTCACTTCTTTTCCGGCGTCTTTCCCGCACCCATGGGCGGATGGTTGGGGGGCATCTCGCCGGCTGCGCCGCTGGGAGGCAGGCTCGGCATGTTGGGCGCTGGTGCCATGCCCGGCATCGCTGCGCCATGACCGCTGTCGGCCTTCTTCTTCACCACCCATTCGGTCCCCTGCCGTTCCAGCGAGTAGTGCATCTGCATGCCGGCGGAAGCGTCGGCTCCCTTGGGCTTGAACGAAACCGTCGCC is a window from the uncultured Paludibaculum sp. genome containing:
- a CDS encoding NAD(P)/FAD-dependent oxidoreductase; this encodes MKRVAVLGGGPAGSMAAARLSAAGLSTILLDEKLAWEKPCGGGITCKAYTRYPFLLENDSPKKVVSEAVLSEPRGGSVTMRLTQPLVIFSRYDLNGLLLKRAEDSGVQIEQDRVTGLERKGARWSVKTRKGALDADFVVVATGARNSLKNVGTEWSASDSMYALGYWVPDERNRIDIQFFPNFEGYIWVFPRCGHLSVGICGKGEPARKMRTRLEQYMTEQGIPWKDATFYGHMIPALERPSWRSNRVSGEGWMAVGDAAGLVDPVTGEGLYYAFRSGDLAAQSVLNEQHEPAQRPALYRSLIHREFMEDLTLGAGLAKRFFIQRFLFSSVPARMIEFMRRSPRMMEIVQDLFSGTQGYLDLKSRLLANLNGTLLEVCMGSMLGHRVVKEGR